A genome region from Tolypothrix sp. PCC 7712 includes the following:
- a CDS encoding 2TM domain-containing protein, translated as MPPRWPTKPDRKDPAYRKIDDRMNFAVHVAIAATINSGLWFVHNLKATNWEWLPWLTVSWIVVLSVHLLYISAIANYSDTPPKST; from the coding sequence ATGCCTCCTCGTTGGCCTACCAAACCCGATCGCAAAGACCCAGCCTACCGCAAAATTGATGACAGAATGAATTTCGCTGTTCACGTAGCGATCGCAGCTACGATTAACTCTGGGTTGTGGTTTGTCCACAATCTCAAAGCAACTAACTGGGAATGGCTGCCTTGGTTAACAGTCAGTTGGATTGTGGTATTGTCGGTGCATCTGCTTTATATTAGTGCGATCGCTAACTATTCCGATACGCCACCAAAATCCACCTGA
- the moaC gene encoding cyclic pyranopterin monophosphate synthase MoaC, which yields MQDNFAANFPNLTHLDQQGQAQMVDVSAKVATVRQAVAAAQVRMLPETFTAIQAGNAPKGDVLGTARIAGIMAAKQTANLIPLCHPLPLQKVEVEVIPDSQLPGYQIQATVKTKAETGVEMEALTAVSVAALTLYDMAKALEKSIQIESIRLISKSGGKSGDYSARISG from the coding sequence ATGCAAGACAATTTTGCTGCTAATTTTCCTAACCTCACTCATCTCGACCAACAAGGACAGGCACAAATGGTAGATGTGTCGGCGAAAGTGGCTACTGTACGCCAAGCTGTAGCTGCTGCTCAGGTGCGAATGCTACCGGAAACTTTTACCGCCATTCAAGCTGGGAATGCTCCCAAAGGCGATGTCCTAGGTACTGCAAGGATAGCGGGAATTATGGCTGCAAAACAAACAGCTAATTTAATTCCGTTATGCCATCCTTTGCCGTTGCAGAAAGTTGAAGTCGAAGTGATACCAGATTCCCAACTCCCCGGCTATCAAATTCAGGCTACCGTCAAAACCAAAGCCGAAACTGGCGTAGAGATGGAAGCTTTAACTGCTGTCTCTGTGGCAGCTTTAACTTTATACGATATGGCAAAAGCCTTAGAAAAATCCATTCAAATTGAATCAATTCGCTTAATTAGCAAAAGTGGCGGAAAATCCGGAGATTATTCCGCAAGAATTAGTGGCTAA
- a CDS encoding response regulator, protein MSLQSLAKRKLVIADDDSDSRTMLAFLLEQEGWEVREAKDGKEALEQVLAQQPDLLILDNRMPELTGAEVYQNLQARGIKLAVVLVTAYNQVDELASSLGISYFVNKPYDIKKLLTTIESAYENSPSS, encoded by the coding sequence ATGAGCCTTCAAAGTTTAGCAAAGCGCAAATTGGTAATTGCAGACGATGACAGCGACAGTCGCACCATGCTGGCTTTTTTACTTGAGCAAGAAGGGTGGGAGGTAAGAGAAGCAAAAGATGGTAAAGAAGCCTTAGAACAAGTTCTGGCACAACAACCAGACTTATTAATTTTAGATAATAGAATGCCAGAACTGACTGGCGCTGAAGTTTATCAAAATCTCCAGGCTAGAGGAATTAAGTTAGCAGTTGTATTAGTGACTGCTTATAACCAAGTGGATGAATTAGCTTCATCTCTGGGTATTTCTTATTTTGTCAATAAACCCTATGACATTAAAAAACTGCTCACAACCATAGAATCTGCTTACGAAAATTCGCCATCTTCTTAA